CGGGCAAGGTCCACATCAACGAGCAGACGGTCGGCGACGAGCCGAACGCGCCCTTCGGCGGGGTCAAGGCGTCCGGCACCGGCTCCCGCTTCGGCGGCGCGAGGGCCAACGCCGAGGCGTTCACCGAGACCCAGTGGGTCACGATCCGTCCGGACATCGCCGACTACCCGTTCTGAGCCGGCTCCCCGTTCTTAGCCGGCTCCCCGTTCCGAGCGGCCCGCCGTCCGTCCGCGGACGCCCGCCCGCCGTCCCGTCCCCGACAACCGGCAGCCCGTTCCCTTGCGCGATCCTCCGCTCCGTCCCCGCTCCGCCCGCACCCGCTCCCCAGGGGGGTATGTCCCGATGACATCCACCGTCCCGTCCCACGCCCCGGACCGGACCGCCGCCTCCGGACGCAACGTCTGGACCGTGGTCCTGTGCTGGATCACCGTCATGCTGGAGGGCTACGACCTCGTCGTCCTCGGTGCCATCATCCCGACCCTGCTCAAGACCCACCATCTCGGCATGACCGCCGGGGACGCGACCACGATCGCGACCCTCTCGCTCGTCGGCGTGGCCGTCGGCGCGGTGTGCGTGGGACCGCTGGCCGACCGGCTGGGGCGGCGGCGGCTGCTCATCGCCTCGGTGCTGCTGTTCTCCGTCTTCACGCTGCTGGTGCCGCTGGCCGGCTCGGTGACGGTGTTCGCCCTGCTGCGGCTGGTGGCCGGGCTGGGGCTGGGCGCCTGCATGCCGGTGTCGCTGACGATGATGGCCGAGCACATGCCCGCGCACCGGCGGGCACGGGCCAGCACCCTGACCATGACCGGTTACCACACCGGTGCGGTGATCACCTCGCTGCTGGCCCTCCAGGTGACGGACGACTGGAAGATCCTCTTCTATGTGCTCGGCGCCGCCGGTCTCGTCATCGCGGCCGTCCAGTGGTTCCGGCTGCCGGAGTCGGAGGCGTTCGTCCGCACCCGGGAGACGGACGGCGACGGCTCCTCACGGGTGCCGTTCACCGAACTGCTCAAGCCGGCGTACCTGCGTGCGGGCATCGGTGTCTGGGTGGCCTCGTTCATGGGGCTGCTGCTGGTCTACGGGCTCAACACCTGGCTGCCCAAGCTGATGAACGACGCCGGCTACCCGGTGCCCACGGCCGTCACCCAGCTCCTGGTGCTCAACGTCGGCGGGGTCGTCGGTCTGCTCGTGGGCGGGTACGTCGCCGACCGCCGGGGCATCAAGGGCACCACGGTCGCCTGGTTCGCGGTCTCGGTGCTGATGCTGGCCTGTCTGAGCGTCAGGATGCACAACGACCTGCTGCTCGACCTGGTCGTCTTCCTCACCGGAGTGTTCGTCTTCTCGGCCCAGGTGCTGGTCTACGCCTACGTGACCGACTTCTACCCGGCGGCCGTGCGCGGCACCGCCCTCGGTTCGGCGTCCGGGATCGGCCGGATCGGTTCGATCGTGGGTCCGTCGGTCACCGGCGCCCTGGTCACCGCCGGGATAGGCCACCCGTGGGGCTTCTACTTCTTCGCGATGGTCGCCGTCCTCGGCTGCGCCGCGGTGCTGACCCTGCCGCGGGCCGCGGCGAAGGCCGGGTGAGGGATCTCGGGGTCGGACCCTGACACGGCGTCAGGGTCCGGTCAGGGTGGCGCCGGGGATGTCACGGATAGTGACCGACCGGTGCGGTTCGGCAGGCTGGGGACATGCCGAAGACCACTGCGCACAGTCCCCGCCCCCGCTCCCGTCCCCGTCCCCGTGCCCTCTTCGCCGGGGCCCTGGCCGGTGCGGTCGCCCTGGTGGGCCTCGCGGGCGCGCTGCCCGCGAGTGCCGCACAGCCGGGCGCTCCGTCCTTCTCGTCCGTCTCCGCTCCCTCCTCCGGCTCCGGTCCGTCCGGCTCCGCTCCGTCAAGTTCCGGCCGTCCCGGCCCCGTCACCGCTTCCGTGGCCGTGCCGACGGACTTCCGCGACTGCCCCGCCCTCCCGGCGGGCGTCGACCCGGCCGCCTGGCGCTGCGAAGTGCACGCCGCCGCCCCGCGGTTGTCGATGGGCGGCCTCGCGGTGACGCTCGCACCGATCACCATGACCCACGCCGAAGGACCGCTGCCCGACGGGACGCCGGGACAGGTGTGGGGAGCGATGCACAGCACGGCCACCCCCGTCCCGGGCGGCCTGACCGGCACCGCGCGGGCCGGCCTGACACCGCTGACGGGCCTGTCGCTCCAGCCCGAGTACGGCGGCCGGTCCGACTTCTACACGGGCCGGTTCAGTCTCCGCTTCCGGCTGGTGAGCCCGCTGCTGCCCCGCAGCTGCGTGATCGGGGCCGACGCGCCGGTCGACTTCGCCCTGAAGCGGCCGAGCCCCTCGGAGTGGCTGTCCACCGACCCGCCCGTGATCCGGTTCTCCGCGTACGACGACACGTTCGCCGCCCCGGCCGCCGGGCACTGCGGTCCGCTGACCCGCATACTCGGCCGCCGGCTCGGACTGCCGGCGCCGAGCGGCAACCTGATGAGCTACGACGCGATCTACACGTTCCGGACCTACGACACCCTGCCCGTCCGCTGACGCGCCCCCGGAACGGGTGACCCCGCCGTTCGAACGCCGCCCGGCGACCCGCAACCCCCCGTGCCCGTACGCAGTTGCTTCCCTGGTACCCCCTCTGCGACGGAGGCTTCTCTTGCGTATGACCGACATCCAGCGCTGCGAGGTCCGGCCCGGACGGCTGGTCGAGTGGACACTCGACCCGGCGGCCGTCCGGACCGCATCGGATCTCCCGGACGATGCCCGACCGCCGGCGTACATCCAGGAGTCGCACATCAGGACGGCCAGGTCCGTCCGCGAGGGCGGGCTGTTCGTGCCGACCTGGCTGGGCACCGCGTTCGACGTCCCCGGCAGAGTCGATCTCGACGCGCTCGGAGAGGCCCTGCGCGGCTGGATGCTCCGGCACGAGACGCTGCGCAGCGGCTTCCGCTGGACCGGCGACGACATGCGCCGCTTCACGCTCGACGCCGCCGACGTGGCACTGCGCCGCGAGACGATCGGCGACTTCGACGACCCGGGCGTGCTGGTCCAGCATCTGCAGGACCGTTTCGACCGGACCGCGGACGCGCTGCGCTGGCCGAACTTCCTGTTCACGGCGGTCGTCCGGGAGGACGGTGCCAGCGTGTACATGGCGTTCGACCACAGCAACGTGGACTCCTACTCGGTGCAGCGGATCCCGGCCGAGATCCATGAGCTGTACGGTGCCGGTGCCGGAGGGAGCCGCCCGGAGCCCCGGCCGGTCAGCAGCTATGTCGACTTCTGCCGGACCGAGCGGGCCGACGCGGACGGGATCGACCGCACGGACGCCGTCGTCGGGCGCTGGCGGGACTTCATCGGCCGCTGCGACGGCCGGCTGCCGAACTTCCCCCTGGACCTCGGTCTGGAGCCCGGTGGTCCGCTGCCCCGCCAGAAGCTGATGAACGAGATGCTCGTGGACGCCGGCGACGCGGCCGCCTTCGAGGCGTACTGCCGGCCCTACGGCGGCAGCCTGGTCGGCATCCTGGCGGCCACCGCCCTGATCGTCCACGAGATCGGCGGGGAGCCGGTCTACCGCACGGTGGTCCCCTTCCACACCCGGCGCAAGTCGCAGTGGCGGGACTCGGTGGGCTGGTACGTGGGCGGTGCGCCGATCGAGGTCGAGACCGCGCGGGCGGCCGACTTCCCGGCCCTGCTGCGGATGGTGAGCGACCGGCTCCGCGCCGCCAGGCCCTTGTCCAGGATGCCGCTGGCCCGGGTGCTGCGGCTGCTGGGGGCCGACTTCCGGCCGACCTCCCCGGATCTGTACTCGATCATCTCGTTCGTCGACGCCCGGGACATCCCCGGCTCCGGCGACTGGACGGGGCTGAAGGCGTACGGCCTGATCAGGGTCTCCTACGGCGACCAGGTGTGCGCGTGGATCAACCGGCTGCACGAGGGGCTCCAGTTCGCGAGCCGCTATCCGGACACCGACATCGCGTACAAGAACATGCGGCTGTACGTGGAGCAACTGCGGGAGGTGATCGTCTCGGTGGGCCGTCCTCAGGTCTCCTGAGGGAGCTCGGGCAGCGCCAGTTCCGCCCAGATCACCTTGCCCTCGGGGGTGTACCGGGTGCCCCAGCGCTCGGTCGTGCGCGCCACCAGGAACAGGCCCCGGCCGCCCTCCTCGGTGGTCGCCGCGTAGCGCAGGTGCGGGGAGGCGCTGGTGCCGTCGGAGACCTCGCAGATCAGGGCGCGGTCGTGGATCAGCCGGACGTGGATCGGTGCCGATCCGTAGCGGATGGCGTTGGTGACCAGTTCGCTGAGGACCAGTTCCAGGACGAAGCCCAGTTCGGCCAGGCCCCATGCGTCGAGCTGCGCGCAGGCGGCGACCCGGATGCCGGCGACGGCGGCCGGGTCGGGCGGCACGTCCCAGTCGGCGATCCGCTCGGGCGGCAGTGCGCGGGTGCGGGCCACGAGCAGGGCGACGTCGTCGCGCGGCCGGGCGGGCAGCAGGGCGTCGAGCACGGCCCGGCAGTGTTCCTCCGGGTCCCGCTCGGGGTGTCCGGCCAGCGCCCGGCGCAGCAGTTCCATCCCCTCGTCCAGGTCGCGGTGGCGGTCCTCGATGAGGCCGTCGGTGTACAGGGCGAGCTGGGTGCCCTCCTCCAGTTCCAGTTCGGCGGTGCGGAAGGGCATGCCGCCGAGGCCGAGCGGCGGTCCGGAGGGCAGGTCGGGGAAGGTGACGGTGCCGTCCAGGCGGACCAGCGCGGGGGCCAGGTGTCCGGCGCGCGCCATGGCGCAGCGGCGGGAGACGGGGTCGTAGACCGCGTACAGGCAAGTGGCGCCGACGACGTTGGCCGCGGTCTCGGGGCAGTCCTCGTCCTGGTCGATGCGGCCGACCAGGTCGTCGAGGTGGCTCAGCAGTTCGTCGGGAGGCAGGTCGAGGGTCGAGAAGTTGTGCACCGCGGTGCGCAGGCGGCCCATGGTGGCGGCGGCGTGCAGACCGTGGCCGACCACGTCCCCGACGACGAGGGCCACCCGGCCGCCGGGCAGTGGGATCACGTCGAACCAGTCGCCGCTGACGCCGGACTGGGCGGGCAGGTAGCGGTAGCCGGCCTCGACGGCGCCGTGTTCGGGCAGGGCCCGCGGCAGCAGGCTGCGCTGGAGGGTGACGGCGAGGGCGTGCTCGCGGGTGAAGCGGCGGGCGTTGTCGATGCTGACGGCGGCGCGGGCCACGAGTTCCTCGGCCAGCGACAGCTCCTCCTCCTCGAAGGGGCCGTGCTCCTTGGAGCGCCAGAAGTTGGCCACGCCCAGCACCGCGCCGCGGGCCCGGATCGGTGCGGTGATCAGCGAGTTGATGCCGTAGTCGACGATCCGCCCGGCGCGCTCGGGGTCCTGTGCCTGCCAGCCGGCCGCCGAGGCCAGGTCGGGCAGCCGTTCGGACACTCCGGTGCCGTAGCCGCGGGCCTGCGGAGTGGTGGGCACGAAGTCGATCAGCCGGCCCTTCTCGTAGAGGGGATGGTCGTCCCGTACGCCGCGCACGGCGACACGGCGCATCCCGGCGGAGGCGGGTTCCGGCTCCTCGCCGCACAGGACGGCGTCGTCGAGGTCGACGGTGACGAAGTCGGCGAAGCGGTCCACGGTGACCTGGGCGAGTTCGTCGGCGGTGCGGGCGATGT
The sequence above is drawn from the Streptomyces sp. SAT1 genome and encodes:
- a CDS encoding MFS transporter is translated as MTSTVPSHAPDRTAASGRNVWTVVLCWITVMLEGYDLVVLGAIIPTLLKTHHLGMTAGDATTIATLSLVGVAVGAVCVGPLADRLGRRRLLIASVLLFSVFTLLVPLAGSVTVFALLRLVAGLGLGACMPVSLTMMAEHMPAHRRARASTLTMTGYHTGAVITSLLALQVTDDWKILFYVLGAAGLVIAAVQWFRLPESEAFVRTRETDGDGSSRVPFTELLKPAYLRAGIGVWVASFMGLLLVYGLNTWLPKLMNDAGYPVPTAVTQLLVLNVGGVVGLLVGGYVADRRGIKGTTVAWFAVSVLMLACLSVRMHNDLLLDLVVFLTGVFVFSAQVLVYAYVTDFYPAAVRGTALGSASGIGRIGSIVGPSVTGALVTAGIGHPWGFYFFAMVAVLGCAAVLTLPRAAAKAG
- a CDS encoding condensation domain-containing protein; amino-acid sequence: MRMTDIQRCEVRPGRLVEWTLDPAAVRTASDLPDDARPPAYIQESHIRTARSVREGGLFVPTWLGTAFDVPGRVDLDALGEALRGWMLRHETLRSGFRWTGDDMRRFTLDAADVALRRETIGDFDDPGVLVQHLQDRFDRTADALRWPNFLFTAVVREDGASVYMAFDHSNVDSYSVQRIPAEIHELYGAGAGGSRPEPRPVSSYVDFCRTERADADGIDRTDAVVGRWRDFIGRCDGRLPNFPLDLGLEPGGPLPRQKLMNEMLVDAGDAAAFEAYCRPYGGSLVGILAATALIVHEIGGEPVYRTVVPFHTRRKSQWRDSVGWYVGGAPIEVETARAADFPALLRMVSDRLRAARPLSRMPLARVLRLLGADFRPTSPDLYSIISFVDARDIPGSGDWTGLKAYGLIRVSYGDQVCAWINRLHEGLQFASRYPDTDIAYKNMRLYVEQLREVIVSVGRPQVS
- a CDS encoding SpoIIE family protein phosphatase — its product is MADRFARLRRIPGRSLAGKSPRSVAGQVFVLQVALVVLLVIGAVLALLLQSQRDTSAEARRRSVAVAQTFAHAPGVVAALRGPTPSAVLQPLTEAGRRTAGVDFIVVMDTHGIRYTHPLPDRIGRRFVGTIGPSLAGQVRTESVHGPLGHEVQAIVPVEDTGGHVVGLVSAGLKVKNVTGQVYHQIPIILTAGAIALGLATAVTALVGRRLRRQTHSLGPDEMTRMYDHHDAVLHSVREGVLIVGGDGRLLLANDEARRLLDLPPDAEGRPVAKLPKLEPETAALLASGREATDEVHLAGGLLLAVNQRPTDRDGGPAGTVVTLRDSTELQALSGRAEVARERLNLLYDAGLGIGTTLDIARTADELAQVTVDRFADFVTVDLDDAVLCGEEPEPASAGMRRVAVRGVRDDHPLYEKGRLIDFVPTTPQARGYGTGVSERLPDLASAAGWQAQDPERAGRIVDYGINSLITAPIRARGAVLGVANFWRSKEHGPFEEEELSLAEELVARAAVSIDNARRFTREHALAVTLQRSLLPRALPEHGAVEAGYRYLPAQSGVSGDWFDVIPLPGGRVALVVGDVVGHGLHAAATMGRLRTAVHNFSTLDLPPDELLSHLDDLVGRIDQDEDCPETAANVVGATCLYAVYDPVSRRCAMARAGHLAPALVRLDGTVTFPDLPSGPPLGLGGMPFRTAELELEEGTQLALYTDGLIEDRHRDLDEGMELLRRALAGHPERDPEEHCRAVLDALLPARPRDDVALLVARTRALPPERIADWDVPPDPAAVAGIRVAACAQLDAWGLAELGFVLELVLSELVTNAIRYGSAPIHVRLIHDRALICEVSDGTSASPHLRYAATTEEGGRGLFLVARTTERWGTRYTPEGKVIWAELALPELPQET